DNA from Fusarium musae strain F31 chromosome 7, whole genome shotgun sequence:
CGGCCTTGGACTCGACAAATTGCTTGACCATATCATCTAGAATGAGGTAGTTGAGGGAGTCACCGCCAAGAGTGCGGTCCCAGCCAGCGCCGAGGACGTGAACCTCCTGAACCGTCTTGTTGAACTTGCCGATATCCTTGATAGATCGGCCTTGGAACTTCAAGACGGTGGCCTTGGTGGAGCCAGCGCCCATGTCGAAAATGATGTTGTACTCGGGCTTAGATCCATTGCTGACATTGGGGAACTCACGGGTAGTAGCGTAGTTCAGACCAACGGCCAGGCCATCGCTGAGAAGTCCCAGGACCTTAAGACCAGCAAGCTCAGCAGCAGTCTGAAGAGCCCGCTTCTCATCGGCGGTGTAGAAAGGAGGAACAGTCAGGACAATGGAGCGGACGATACTTCCATCACCAGCGGCCACCTCAGCGTTCTTCTGGATGCTCTGCAGCTCCATAGCGAGCAGCTCCTCAACCATCCAGGCTTCCACATCGTCAGTAAAAGACTTGCTCTTGAATGCGGCGGTGCCTCGTGTAGGGTGGGACTGCAATTGCAGCGCAGGGTGTCGGGCAGCGTACTCCTGAACCACAGAATCTTGAGTGGTCAGGCCTaggatggtcttgaggttCGGGTAGACGTCGCTAGGGAATCGAGAGGCGAGAGCCATGGCGTCGGCACCATAGGCCCTCTCGGGGTATTCGCCCTTCTGGGGTCCATTTCTGGAGGGCTTGAAGACGACCGCTGAGGTTTCTTTTCGTCGGGAGTCCTTTGTTAGGACGATTTCTAAAGGAATTCCAGGCTTGACAAGAGTGGCCTTGATGTACTCGGTACCAAGGTCGACACCCAAGACAGCTGAGATTGCGAAGACATTTGtggcgaagaggaagattgTCGCCAAAAGCGTCATGAGCGGCGAGACtcgagatgccatgatggTGGTTTTGGTGGGGTGCGCTCAGTTGCGCACACCAATTCGTAGAGAGTatgtctttttttttttttctaacAACGAGGAGCGTTGCCTcttgagaaaagaaagcaaaAAGACGATGTCGTCTATGGGcaggaaaataaaaagcccGGAGAAACTCTTGTATTTGTATATataagttgaagaagagagagcgGACTAGACGATGTGGCCAGAATGGAGACCTCTTCCAATGGGGGGAGCAAGAAGCCACGATGGCTGTTACAGTAGAAGCTAGGTAAGTTAGTGGAAGCGTCCAGCCACTCACGGAAAGAGGACAGCTAACAATAGGTATTATAGCGGCGGTGACGTTTAGTTCCTATGCAAGGCTGAGAGACAGATAAGGCTCAAAACTCGAGATTATTGGAGCGATAAGAATTTACGGTGGAACTTTCGAGTCAAGGGCCTCGCTCTAGCATCAAGTTTGCTTGACACATCGGCCCCAGCTACCGACGACCGAATAGTGACAAGTGGCCTATTTGGTCTCAGAAGTTCATGATGTTTGGTAATTAGGCTATAACTTATGATGGCGTGGAGGTAATCTTGGGTAATTTCATGATCATACTGAGTCGACTCAATTGTACAGTATGATTTGGGGATAAGAGTTGAACTATGATATAGACATAGTTGTCCAGATGTATGGACGTTTCTCTAACTGCTATGCAGACGAGACATGTTTCTTGGTGTTTGATATATCATCTCATAGAGTGTCAGGTCTACTCCACACCTGAACGCAATGTTCAGTCGAGTCTCATTATGGCCTTAAGGTATCATGAGATTGAACGCACGTGGCCATTGCTCTTCTGTGAACAAAATGTGGTTGATTTATCTACCAATAAAATGGCATTCTGAGCTCCCCACATTCTCCAAGACCCCTGTCAACCCTATGACGGCACACTTTCGAGCTCTAGCTTCGACCCTCAGCCTTGTCATGAGGCAACATAACATGTACAGCACCATATAATGAGACAATGCTCTTGACGTAGTATGTAGCTCCGATCTTCGTGATACTACTCGAACCATGCTATGCCCAATGGCTCAGTTTGCAATATTCATATGACTTTTAATCATGCCACACATCAAACACATCTGGCGGGTATCCCATTCACATTATTTACCTACTGCCTAATCCCCGGAAGGCCTATTTTGTTACAAAGGTACAGAGAACTCCAACCGACACCGTGGCCAGATGTATATCCGAGTCCCAAAATCATCAAAACCCCAAAATGCAAAGTCCTCAAGTCCACCGTCCCTCCCCTGGCTAATCGCCCTAGATAGAAATCTTGACTTGTAAACGCCGTCATCTCATGGTGTACATTTGCCCCCGggaaaaagaaggagattcATAAGTCTGTGTGTTTTACCGATGCCATATGTCGAGGTGCTTAGGCCTCTTCGCCACGTCGTCCGCCTcgaccagcaccaccacgaCCGCGGCCGCGGCCACGACCATCACCGCGGAATCCACCTCGGCCACGGTGCTCGCCTCGTCCGCGACCTCGGTGGTTGCCACCCTCGTTACGGGGACCCTTTCGCTGCACCTGGTGGAATCCATCGTTGGGATCAGCGGGGGCAGTGGTCTGATTTCTTAGCATCTGATCGAATATTATCGAATGAATAATCAACTTACCTCCGGGTGGTCATCGGCCCAGGAGTGGGTGTTGGCGACGCGAGtaggagcagcagcatcggCCTCAACAGCCTCGGCAGGCTTCACATCAACCCATTCCTGTGAAGTGGACATATCGTTACTCGTGTCCCAATGGCTTTCGGCGACGGCATTGGCAGCGTCATCAGCAACACTGGCGTTGGCCAGGCcgttggagatggaagagggcTCAGTGACAATGGGAGCAGCGGTGTCgccagcctcaatctcagTAGCGGCAGCGTGCGCAATAGTAGGATCGGTAGCAACATCCTTAACATGCTCGACCTCACCCTCGGCAGGCTGGGGCTCGTCAAATTGAGTCTTGTACTCTTGAGCGagggccttgaccttggagaCTAAGTATTGTTAGGAGAGCCAAGTCTGGAGTCAAGCTGCCTTGGGATACTCACAAGAGGTCTGTAGCTGCTCGCCAGGCACGCTGAAAATCTGATCCTCGGAGCCGttgacaagcttgagcaTGGACTGCACAGCATTTTCGTCACCAGAGTAGATAGCAAGAAGTACACCCTCGATAGCTTGACTCTCATCGGACTCGGGGTCTTGAGCTTCCTCGCGGCGGTAGGCAGCAAGTCGCAAGAATTGtgagaggacgaggaggttATCATGGAGAGACTTGGTAGactcagccttggcctctGCAACAGCAtcggccttggccttctccaaGTTCTTCTCCCATTCTGCCTTGTCACTGGCGGCACGTGTGCGGTACTGCTCGTCAACCTTTTGGTATTGCACAAGTTGTTCCTCGTATTGCGCTAGCTGGGCCTGCAGAGCGGGCTTCTTGAGGATCTGGGCCTTCTggtcgttgttgatgattcgACACTCGACCAATTCATCAAGGGATTTGCCAGGGTTCTGGGCCAAGAGGGAGTCGGTCTTGGAAGCGTTGGTCTAACGGTAAAGTCAGTATGACGATGATCGACAGTTGGGCTGCAACAAGGTAAAAAGGCACGTacgatcttcttgttcacaTTTCGGATGTTCCTTTGTGGCCGTTAGCACTCTACCGTCTGTGAGCATTAAACTCAAGCTCCAAAAACATACTTTTGGATCTCCTTGATGTACGGGCTCTCGAAGCTGTCATCGCTGTTCTTATCGGCAGTGGCAGAGGCAACGCTGGGCGCAGGAGATTCGGTTCGCTCGAGGGCCTTggtggccttcttcttcgcggACTTGGAAGGCTGAACAGCTTGAGCAGCCATCGCGGTAGGATGCAGAGATCGTGTGATTTGGTGGTAGAGCGTTTGCGCGCGGAGACGTTACGGCACTGTCAGCGACGTATGCGACAGGCTTACAGAGGATATAGTTCGTGgagtatttaaaaaagtgAAAATACTAAATGCTAGAGGTGCGTTTAGAATGGTTTGCAGTAGAGAGAAGAGTTGGGTTTTGGGAGAAGCAGTTGGTGGAGAAGAGTAAGGCGAGGAGGTAGCTGAGctggagcaggagaagaatggAGAAGTCCGAGTTAGGTTGTGGTACAACGAACCTTTGCCTGTCTGTGCCCACCAGCCAGTGCCATTGCCAGTGCCAGTACCAAcactaggtacctaaccTCAGTGTGCCCAGGCAACCCCCCTGCATTGACACTGTCATTGTTTCTGGCCGAGAATACGGGGTTGTCAATTGCTGTATACAGTTGCGGTCTAAAATGGTTTCACATTATGATGGGTTTTAGGCTGACTACAGTATTTTCTCTACCAAGACTCATCCATTGTTTGTCCTAATCTATGTTGTTTGTACGGACAGAGACGGATTCTTCTCTCGTTGGtctgcatcatcgtcatgacAAGAAAAAGCCCCACCCAATCGTCGCATTCAGCTGAGATGAGGTTAGGTGGGTGGTCTCGTGCGCAAGCGCCATGTTCTTTCAAGGTCGTGATATCCTCTGCCTGGTCGCGAAATCCGTCAGGGGTAATCATACAGCGCCTCAACTCGCAACTCTGTAATGGCTGCCGTGTATGTGATACTGTTGTATCATGTCGAATGTCGCGTCTATGCCTCCCTGTATGGCTCTCAGAGGCGGCGCGGCTCTTGAGGATCGTAGCACTATTGTAAGTTCGGTGGGTTTTGTTGTTTGTCGCAGTTGTTCGTTTGCTCAACCCTTGAATTTGGTCAAGGTATCCTAGACATCATGGATCAGCAGATGCAGAGAGAAGATCCCTCACAAGACATactctcgtcatcttcttgacgCTCCTCGCAGAGAGACCTCGTTCGCCCGACTGTTTCGAGTGGATCGCCGCCTCTTTAATAAGACTTTTGATTTAGTTAGCTCAGGCTGTCGTGGTATAGATGGATTGGTCGGATTCGTACGCTTCCATGAATAGGACATAGTCGAGGAAGATCTAAGACAAGTAAGCATTGGCATCAATTGCGACTATGAGAAGGTCGAAACGTACAGTAACATCGGCATTCTTCTTTAGATTGTGGTTCGAATgagccttgatgatcttcttgaccgTGGCTTTGGGGTATGGTTTCTTTCCGAGCGCCATGGTTGATGAGGAATGgttgttgttttgttttgttttgttagTTTACAGTGTTGACAATGCGCGTTCTACCGTTGCTACTCTGACCTCACTGATCTGAACTTCGGGAATAAGCCAATCGGCAGCGCCCGAGAAGtctacagtacagtacagtacagtacgtaCCTTGCCTTGAGCACACCCTCAAATCGAAGAAGCCCCTGGCTCCAGTGAGGGGTGTACAGTGCCAGGTCAACGGCCCAGAGCACGCACTGTAACCCACCTTGAGATTTGGGTTGATTGTGCGCAAGGCTCACAACCTTGAGATCTGTACAATAGCGATAGCATCTTCAGTCTCCCACCATGGCTTCATTAGTACAACGTCGTATGGTAAGTTGTCCTTTACCGCAGGTATGGTCCTAGTATATCTGACAGCTCTCTAGCTTTCAAAGGCGGACGAGGAGGCAGCGGACGAAGTTGAGGTTCGACGTGAGGACcaggacaagatcaacagATTCAGTCGCCTGCACCAGCGAGAAATCCTGTTGGAGGAGGAACTGAGCACAAAAACCGTACGTCTACGAAATACAAGCATCGGATTGCCCCTTCAGGCCTCGCTGAACACCGACTGATCTAATATTGCTGTatagaaggaaaaggaagagcTCGATGATTTGTCCACCGAACTTGAACTcgccgatgaggacgaaAAGATCCAGTACGAAAGCGAGATACCCCTCAAAGCGAAAATTCAATAGACTAACTTGGACACAGGTACAAGATTGGCGATGCCTTTTTCCATGTCTCGGTAGAGCAGGCTCAGGAGATGCTGGAGCAGGCAACAGAGAAGCTCGAGGAAGAGTCAACATCTTTGGAGGAAAAGCTATCATCTATCCGCGAGGAGAtgaccaagctcaaggtcgagCTATATGCCAGATTCGGAAAGCAGATCAACCTAGAGacttgaacaaagaaaatcGAAGCCTGATACCCCCTCCAAAGAAGTCAGAAAAAAGCCACACCTATTTCAGTCAGCCGGAAGAATTCTTATCCAGCCTCTCGTGAATACAGCAATTCTTCTGCACATCACAACGTTTGTGGACAACCTTATTTGTAATCCCCATTGGGGGGGTCGCCGGTCACGCACTCCGGTATCGAGAGCCGGGTCAGCAACTCGCATGTCTAAAGAGAGCTcagctccttggccttgtgtCGGGTTGCTATTCCCGGTGTATCGGTCACCAAGAACCACTTCGAGCAACCCCAACTTTGATGACCAAACAACACCGATTCGCTCGCTCGATGAGTTGATTGAAGCTAATGCGGGACCAACTGTTCAGACTATCGAGAATTGAGCTGTAGTACCCTGGGCCTGGGGACTAGTCTAGGGAATGATGATAACAAAGGTTCTCATGGCGCCCCGCGAACTCCCCTCACCTGGGAAGAGGCTCCCGCAGGTACTGtagctaggggaggaaagaaaactcaaggccTGAACCCTAAGGGATAAAAATATCTAGggaaatttagcctaagcttaggggactctttgctaagtttattttgacaccttatctcaaggttcggtgttttcttgccccccgaggGTGTAGGTAGGTGTAGCTCCTCACTCCTCAAGCTGCCACACACCCGCCGCCTCCATCATCGGCGCCGCGAATCCCACCTTTTACCCACGAGTGCCCCATATTTTGAGGCCCGGCTCCGGATCTCT
Protein-coding regions in this window:
- a CDS encoding hypothetical protein (EggNog:ENOG41), which translates into the protein MAAQAVQPSKSAKKKATKALERTESPAPSVASATADKNSDDSFESPYIKEIQKNIRNVNKKITNASKTDSLLAQNPGKSLDELVECRIINNDQKAQILKKPALQAQLAQYEEQLVQYQKVDEQYRTRAASDKAEWEKNLEKAKADAVAEAKAESTKSLHDNLLVLSQFLRLAAYRREEAQDPESDESQAIEGVLLAIYSGDENAVQSMLKLVNGSEDQIFSVPGEQLQTSFSKVKALAQEYKTQFDEPQPAEGEVEHVKDVATDPTIAHAAATEIEAGDTAAPIVTEPSSISNGLANASVADDAANAVAESHWDTSNDMSTSQEWVDVKPAEAVEADAAAPTRVANTHSWADDHPETTAPADPNDGFHQVQRKGPRNEGGNHRGRGRGEHRGRGGFRGDGRGRGRGRGGAGRGGRRGEEA
- a CDS encoding hypothetical protein (EggNog:ENOG41), which gives rise to MALGKKPYPKATVKKIIKAHSNHNLKKNADVTIFLDYVLFMEAYESDQSIYTTTA